The proteins below come from a single Erysipelothrix piscisicarius genomic window:
- the pcp gene encoding pyroglutamyl-peptidase I, whose translation MKVLITGFDPFGGEKMNPAYEAVKLLPDTIEGAEVLKLEVPTVFNKSVEVLDEAMAKHQPDIVICVGQAGNRFGVTPERVAINQDDARIKDNEGNQPIDETIFEDGKAAYFATLPIKAMVENMKQASIPASVSNTAGTFVCNHLMYGLLYLVDKKYSNVRGGFIHVPFATQQVMDKPTVPSLTLEQIAKGLEVCIATAVTVKEDHKIQGGAIS comes from the coding sequence ATGAAAGTTTTAATTACAGGTTTTGATCCATTTGGTGGGGAAAAAATGAATCCTGCTTATGAAGCAGTTAAATTACTCCCTGATACAATCGAAGGGGCCGAAGTACTTAAACTCGAAGTTCCAACCGTCTTCAACAAATCGGTTGAGGTATTAGATGAAGCGATGGCTAAACATCAACCTGACATTGTCATCTGTGTTGGTCAAGCTGGAAATCGTTTTGGGGTTACACCAGAACGTGTAGCCATCAACCAAGATGATGCACGCATCAAAGACAACGAAGGGAATCAACCTATTGATGAAACAATCTTTGAAGATGGTAAAGCAGCCTATTTCGCTACCTTGCCAATCAAAGCAATGGTTGAGAATATGAAACAAGCATCAATTCCTGCAAGTGTTTCGAACACTGCGGGTACCTTTGTATGCAATCACCTGATGTACGGATTGCTTTATCTTGTTGATAAAAAATATTCTAATGTTCGTGGTGGATTTATTCATGTTCCTTTCGCAACACAACAAGTTATGGACAAGCCTACTGTACCAAGTTTAACCTTAGAACAAATCGCTAAAGGTTTAGAAGTGTGTATCGCAACAGCTGTAACCGTTAAAGAAGATCATAAGATTCAAGGTGGCGCAATTAGCTAA
- a CDS encoding LytTR family DNA-binding domain-containing protein encodes MKIKVIINPKLEDDVVLECREMTPQIEKLIKNLETQSIHASHRGKDISINLNDICFFETEDDAVYAHTARDSFRTHYRLYELESSLPSSFMRASKSTIVNLNQIDSIERNITSSRSVQFYGSHKITYVSRMYFQQIKKRLKEESI; translated from the coding sequence GTGAAAATTAAGGTTATTATCAATCCAAAACTTGAAGACGATGTTGTTTTGGAATGTCGTGAAATGACACCGCAGATTGAGAAATTAATTAAAAATTTGGAAACACAATCGATTCACGCAAGTCACCGTGGGAAAGATATATCGATCAATCTCAATGATATATGTTTTTTTGAAACAGAGGATGATGCTGTGTACGCGCATACAGCCAGGGATTCATTTCGAACACACTATCGTTTGTATGAATTAGAATCATCTCTTCCCAGTTCATTTATGAGAGCATCAAAGTCGACCATCGTGAATTTGAATCAAATCGATTCCATCGAGCGTAATATCACCTCTTCGCGAAGTGTTCAATTTTATGGCAGTCATAAAATAACGTATGTTTCACGCATGTATTTCCAACAGATTAAAAAACGATTAAAGGAGGAAAGCATTTAA
- a CDS encoding B3/B4 domain-containing protein: MDQLIPLSIYNGISLTYGLPCGGEDIDTFVGSLQLIKTQGDDHFIALGDLEPDNTLPGEIAYVDDVGAVCRCWNWRDGQRTMLTDDTTNAFLIIECVDPTRRDDLEKATQHLATCVEKYLDGSVKHVIMDRNNAILDLE, encoded by the coding sequence TTGGATCAATTAATCCCCTTGTCGATATATAATGGAATCTCGCTGACTTATGGCCTTCCTTGCGGTGGAGAAGACATCGATACCTTTGTAGGTTCGTTACAGTTAATAAAAACTCAAGGTGATGATCACTTTATAGCACTTGGCGATTTGGAACCTGACAATACCCTCCCTGGCGAAATCGCATACGTTGATGATGTTGGTGCGGTCTGTCGTTGTTGGAATTGGCGTGATGGTCAACGAACCATGTTAACAGATGACACAACGAATGCATTCTTAATTATTGAGTGTGTCGATCCAACACGTCGTGACGATTTAGAAAAGGCTACTCAACACCTTGCAACATGTGTTGAGAAGTATCTTGACGGATCCGTTAAACATGTTATTATGGACCGGAATAATGCAATCCTAGATCTCGAATAA
- a CDS encoding ClbS/DfsB family four-helix bundle protein yields MARPQTKEALLEAANLNFNKLMSYIDALSEQERHATFVLEDRDRNLRDVLCHLIEWHKMLAGWYQVGVVENGMPDIPAKGYTWKTTPELNQKIWEAYQNTSLEAALQELKKTHTEIVALIPQHSQESLFDRKVYPFTKTTTLGAYFISGTSSHYDWALKKLRKHYKALKRDIID; encoded by the coding sequence ATGGCACGGCCACAAACAAAAGAAGCACTACTAGAAGCAGCAAACCTAAATTTCAATAAACTCATGAGCTATATCGATGCCTTAAGCGAGCAAGAACGTCATGCGACATTTGTACTTGAGGATCGAGATCGAAATTTACGCGATGTTTTATGTCATCTTATTGAGTGGCATAAGATGCTCGCTGGATGGTACCAGGTTGGTGTCGTTGAAAACGGAATGCCAGATATCCCTGCAAAAGGATATACATGGAAAACGACCCCTGAACTCAATCAAAAAATTTGGGAAGCATATCAAAACACATCTTTGGAAGCGGCGCTTCAAGAACTCAAAAAAACACACACAGAAATTGTAGCGTTAATTCCTCAACATTCCCAAGAATCCCTGTTTGATCGTAAGGTTTATCCTTTCACCAAAACAACAACATTAGGTGCCTATTTTATTAGTGGCACTTCATCCCACTATGACTGGGCTCTAAAAAAATTGAGAAAGCATTATAAGGCGTTGAAGCGTGATATAATAGATTAA
- a CDS encoding DUF969 domain-containing protein, protein MVDTVNLWLLVGVLIIVVGFAMKIDSIAVVLVAAVVTALIGGMNFVEILETLGSNFVKSRGLTIFVLTLPVVGVCERYGLKEQAVKLIQKMKVLTAGRVIWVYQLIRQAAAAGALRLGGHPQFVRPLIHPMAEGAGIQEKGSALTVAEEEEIKAGAAAAENYGNFFGQNLFPYASGVILIVETLVEQGYDVTHQGIALWSVPVFVIALVLGGVQTVLLDRRIKKGAK, encoded by the coding sequence ATGGTCGATACTGTTAATCTTTGGCTCCTAGTTGGAGTACTTATTATTGTTGTTGGATTTGCAATGAAAATTGATTCAATCGCTGTTGTTTTAGTCGCTGCCGTTGTTACCGCGTTAATTGGTGGTATGAACTTTGTCGAGATTTTAGAAACATTGGGTTCTAACTTTGTTAAGTCCCGTGGTTTAACAATCTTTGTCCTAACGTTACCAGTAGTTGGGGTATGTGAACGTTATGGATTAAAAGAACAAGCTGTAAAACTAATTCAAAAAATGAAAGTTCTTACAGCAGGACGTGTAATTTGGGTTTACCAACTAATTCGTCAAGCTGCCGCTGCTGGCGCATTACGTTTAGGAGGACATCCACAATTTGTCCGTCCACTCATTCATCCAATGGCTGAAGGTGCTGGAATTCAAGAAAAAGGTTCTGCACTTACGGTTGCCGAGGAAGAAGAAATTAAAGCAGGGGCTGCTGCCGCTGAAAACTATGGGAACTTCTTTGGTCAAAACTTATTTCCTTATGCAAGTGGTGTTATCTTAATTGTTGAAACACTGGTTGAACAAGGTTATGACGTAACACACCAAGGCATTGCACTTTGGAGCGTTCCAGTCTTTGTAATTGCTCTAGTACTTGGAGGCGTTCAAACAGTTCTGTTAGATCGCCGCATTAAGAAAGGGGCTAAATAA
- a CDS encoding type 1 glutamine amidotransferase domain-containing protein has product MELSGKRVLTLVSDDFDDLELWYPILRLREAGAHVDVAAEASAKTYRGKYGLSVVSDLAFHDVDITTYDGLVIPGGWAPDYLRRLDPVLDFVKYMDSHKKVIGQICHAGWVLSSAGVLSGKTVTSTPGIKHDLMYAGAHWVDEPAVRDGHVVSGRRPPDLPIYLPMLIEALKD; this is encoded by the coding sequence ATGGAATTAAGTGGAAAACGCGTTTTAACCCTTGTAAGTGATGATTTTGATGACTTAGAATTATGGTATCCAATCCTTCGGCTTCGTGAAGCAGGTGCTCATGTTGATGTTGCTGCTGAAGCGTCAGCGAAGACCTATCGTGGAAAATATGGGCTATCGGTTGTAAGTGATTTAGCATTTCATGATGTGGATATTACAACTTATGATGGGCTTGTAATTCCTGGAGGATGGGCTCCAGATTATTTAAGACGATTGGATCCTGTGCTTGACTTTGTGAAGTACATGGATTCCCATAAAAAAGTTATTGGACAAATATGTCATGCGGGCTGGGTACTCTCTTCAGCAGGGGTCTTATCGGGGAAAACAGTGACCAGTACGCCTGGGATTAAGCATGACTTAATGTATGCCGGTGCACATTGGGTTGATGAACCTGCAGTTCGAGATGGGCATGTTGTTTCTGGGAGACGTCCACCGGATCTACCAATTTATTTACCAATGTTGATTGAAGCACTTAAGGACTGA
- a CDS encoding deoxyribonuclease IV, producing MFYLGCHLSFAKGYEAMGHESLRIDANTFQFFTRSPRGGKAKPLNLEDLGKLNTLIKANHFKHILAHAPYTMNPCSNKDYTRDYAEELMLDDLSRMSHIKGSLYNFHPGSHVGQGVEPAIVMISDMLNRVLDPTQETIVLLETMAGKGTEVGRTFEEIAAIIHNITVKEKIGVCWDTCHIYDAGYDIVNDLDGVIEHFDNVVGLDKLYAIHLNDSKNPFKSHKDRHEKIGQGYIGLETFEKIINHPKLRHLPFYLETPQDDNDGYKAEIELLRSLRK from the coding sequence ATGTTTTATCTTGGTTGTCATCTCTCATTTGCGAAAGGTTATGAAGCAATGGGACATGAATCACTTCGTATTGATGCCAATACGTTTCAGTTTTTCACGCGAAGTCCTCGCGGCGGAAAAGCAAAACCCCTCAATCTTGAGGATCTCGGAAAGCTTAATACGTTAATCAAAGCAAATCATTTCAAACATATCCTTGCTCATGCTCCATATACCATGAACCCATGCAGTAATAAGGATTATACGCGTGATTATGCAGAAGAACTCATGCTTGATGATTTGTCTCGTATGAGCCACATCAAGGGAAGTCTTTATAACTTCCATCCGGGAAGTCATGTCGGACAAGGCGTTGAACCCGCGATTGTTATGATTTCTGATATGTTAAATCGTGTCTTAGATCCCACTCAAGAAACCATAGTTTTACTTGAAACGATGGCGGGCAAAGGAACTGAGGTCGGACGTACGTTTGAAGAAATTGCAGCAATCATTCATAATATAACGGTCAAAGAAAAGATTGGCGTATGTTGGGATACCTGTCATATCTATGACGCAGGGTATGATATTGTTAATGATTTAGATGGGGTTATAGAACACTTTGATAACGTTGTTGGATTGGATAAGCTTTATGCAATTCATCTCAACGATAGCAAAAATCCATTTAAATCCCATAAAGACCGTCATGAAAAAATTGGTCAAGGGTACATCGGTTTGGAGACATTTGAGAAAATCATCAATCACCCTAAATTACGTCATCTTCCTTTTTATCTTGAAACCCCACAAGATGATAATGATGGTTATAAGGCAGAGATTGAACTTCTAAGATCTCTACGTAAATAA
- the pflB gene encoding formate C-acetyltransferase: MYNQWKGFKGSYWKENIDTRDFIKNNYTEYTGNDEFLEGPTQNTLDLMEQLEEMNAVQREKAGVYNMDTKIVSTVSSHGPGYMDKDKEQIVGFQTDEPLKQAFIPFGGIGMAVKALESNGYEPDEELVHIFTKWRKTHNQGVFDVYTPEMRAARKNKIITGLPDAYGRGRIIGDYRRIALYGIDRLVAGKKNDLAHTGYKTMTDDVIRLREEISDQIHALAEIKEMAAAYGFDISQPAGNAKEAVQWLYFGYLAAIKENNGAAMSIGRISEFLDIYIQRDLDNGVITEKEAQELIDHLVMKLRMVKFARTPEYNALFSGYPIWATLSIAGMEFDGRSLVTKTDFRLLHTLINMGPSPEPNLTVLYCKELPEGFRTFASRIAIETSSIQFENDTLLREKWGSDDVAIACCVSATVIGKDMQFFGARANLIKCLLYAINGGIDEVTKAQVGPRLRPITSEYLNFDEVKVAYQDMMDWLAELYVNTLNSIHYMHDKYAYEKAQLALMDSDLKRTFATGIAGISHVADSLSAIKYAKVKTIRDEKGLVVDYEVEGDFPKYGNDDDRADDLANWALQYFMGQIKRHHTYRNSTPTLSLLTITSNVVYGKATGNTPDGRGQGVPLAAGANPSYGAEKNGLLASLNSTAKLDYNCALDGISNTQTIAPIAMGKTSDERIVNLRGIMDGYFAQGAYHLNVNVFDNALLEDAMANPLKYPNLTIRVSGYAVRFVELTKEQQLDVLMRTAHERTV, encoded by the coding sequence ATGTATAATCAATGGAAAGGCTTCAAAGGAAGCTATTGGAAAGAAAACATTGATACTCGTGATTTTATTAAAAATAACTACACAGAGTATACTGGTAACGATGAGTTCTTAGAAGGACCAACTCAAAATACGTTGGATCTTATGGAACAACTTGAAGAAATGAATGCTGTACAACGTGAAAAAGCTGGCGTTTACAACATGGATACAAAAATTGTATCAACTGTAAGTTCACACGGTCCAGGTTACATGGATAAGGATAAAGAGCAAATTGTTGGGTTCCAAACAGATGAACCATTAAAACAAGCATTTATTCCTTTCGGTGGAATTGGAATGGCTGTGAAAGCTCTTGAAAGTAATGGTTATGAACCCGATGAGGAGTTAGTACATATCTTTACAAAATGGCGTAAAACACACAACCAAGGGGTATTTGATGTTTATACACCAGAAATGCGTGCAGCACGTAAGAATAAGATTATTACTGGTCTTCCAGATGCTTACGGACGTGGACGTATTATTGGTGATTACCGTCGTATTGCTCTTTATGGTATCGATCGTCTTGTAGCTGGAAAGAAAAATGATTTAGCACATACAGGTTATAAAACAATGACTGACGATGTCATTCGTCTTCGTGAAGAAATTAGTGATCAAATTCACGCATTAGCAGAAATTAAAGAAATGGCTGCAGCTTATGGATTCGATATCTCACAACCTGCTGGAAATGCAAAAGAAGCAGTTCAATGGTTATACTTTGGTTACTTAGCAGCAATCAAAGAAAATAACGGTGCAGCGATGTCAATTGGACGTATCTCAGAATTCCTTGATATCTATATCCAACGTGATTTAGACAATGGTGTGATTACTGAAAAAGAAGCACAAGAACTTATTGACCACCTCGTAATGAAACTACGTATGGTTAAATTTGCGCGTACACCTGAATATAATGCACTATTTAGTGGATACCCAATTTGGGCAACATTATCAATCGCAGGTATGGAATTTGATGGACGTTCACTCGTTACAAAGACAGACTTCCGTTTACTTCATACACTCATTAACATGGGACCTTCACCAGAACCAAACTTAACAGTTCTTTACTGTAAAGAATTACCAGAAGGATTCCGTACATTTGCTTCACGAATTGCTATTGAAACATCTTCAATTCAATTTGAAAATGATACATTACTTCGTGAAAAATGGGGTTCAGACGACGTTGCGATTGCATGTTGTGTATCCGCTACTGTAATTGGTAAAGATATGCAATTCTTTGGAGCACGTGCGAACTTAATTAAATGTTTACTTTACGCTATCAACGGCGGTATTGATGAAGTGACAAAAGCACAAGTTGGACCACGTTTACGTCCAATTACTTCAGAATACTTAAACTTTGATGAAGTTAAAGTTGCTTACCAAGACATGATGGACTGGTTAGCTGAATTATATGTAAATACATTAAACTCAATTCACTACATGCATGATAAATATGCTTATGAAAAAGCCCAACTTGCATTAATGGATTCCGATCTTAAACGTACGTTTGCAACTGGTATTGCAGGTATTTCACACGTTGCTGACTCCTTATCAGCAATCAAATACGCTAAGGTTAAGACGATCCGTGACGAAAAAGGTTTAGTAGTAGATTATGAAGTCGAAGGAGACTTCCCTAAATATGGTAATGATGATGACCGTGCAGATGATCTTGCAAACTGGGCATTACAATACTTCATGGGACAAATCAAACGTCACCATACATACCGCAACTCAACACCAACATTAAGCTTGCTTACAATCACATCAAATGTTGTTTATGGTAAAGCTACAGGTAATACACCTGATGGACGTGGACAAGGTGTTCCTTTAGCAGCTGGTGCAAACCCATCATACGGTGCAGAAAAGAATGGTTTATTAGCTTCATTAAACTCAACAGCTAAATTAGACTATAACTGTGCACTTGATGGGATCTCAAATACACAAACAATTGCGCCAATTGCAATGGGTAAAACTTCAGACGAACGTATCGTAAACCTACGTGGTATTATGGACGGTTACTTCGCACAAGGAGCTTACCACTTAAACGTTAACGTATTTGATAATGCACTTCTTGAAGATGCGATGGCCAATCCATTGAAATACCCTAACTTAACAATTCGTGTATCCGGTTATGCTGTTCGATTTGTCGAACTTACAAAAGAACAACAACTTGATGTTCTTATGAGAACGGCTCACGAAAGAACGGTTTAA
- a CDS encoding phospholipase D-like domain-containing protein: MSNHLNLNRVDGDLYIGKGAGKEIMARFNQSKHTIKIVSPYVNKEYVEKLIQQHQSGITTGLVFTWDYKQGQKANQELARSLFTQTRTQSDDALRKKRMGRLIALGWCFVNFIILAHAITLKGSVGFWFEISVVILLFAANFKYFDRVHKTPIYSYGYEPKMPIAIWKTNRYQKLHTKLYLVDDIAFIGSLNFTKNGFYTNYESCMSIHQKNEVDDLHRYIDSLLNDKEYQQFYFNEIGKQYFEEPAY; this comes from the coding sequence GTGTCTAATCATTTAAATTTAAATCGTGTCGATGGCGATCTTTATATTGGTAAAGGTGCCGGAAAAGAAATTATGGCCCGATTTAATCAAAGCAAACATACAATTAAAATTGTATCCCCTTATGTTAATAAGGAATATGTCGAGAAGTTGATTCAGCAACATCAATCAGGTATTACAACAGGTTTAGTATTTACCTGGGATTATAAACAAGGTCAAAAAGCAAATCAAGAATTAGCGCGTTCCCTCTTTACTCAAACGCGTACTCAAAGTGATGATGCACTTCGAAAAAAACGGATGGGTCGTTTGATTGCTCTTGGATGGTGTTTTGTTAATTTCATCATTTTGGCTCATGCCATAACGCTTAAAGGTAGTGTCGGTTTTTGGTTTGAAATCAGTGTAGTCATCTTGCTATTCGCTGCAAATTTTAAATACTTTGATCGAGTTCATAAAACCCCTATTTATAGTTATGGTTACGAACCTAAAATGCCCATCGCAATTTGGAAAACAAATCGTTATCAAAAACTTCATACGAAGCTGTATCTTGTGGATGATATCGCATTTATCGGTTCGTTGAACTTTACAAAAAATGGATTTTATACAAATTATGAATCCTGCATGAGCATTCATCAAAAAAATGAGGTAGACGATTTACATCGGTATATTGATTCCCTCTTAAACGACAAAGAATATCAACAGTTTTATTTTAATGAGATTGGAAAACAATATTTTGAAGAACCTGCATATTAA
- a CDS encoding LiaF transmembrane domain-containing protein — MKKNDYFWGFVLVLLAFGLFGSAFNLYSFGPNVFKIAFTVALVAFAISNMPKLNFFGIIYPLTLALWINRVYFNIHGNGGMLFWASTFLAIGLSVIFKRRKRQVNFKKYESYRESTTYATDEDGNHYEYHTGTQHNRSGYWDDDHADFINIEAIFTDRTRYIRSKNFTGGYIDNTFASLSIYFDQAQFNPSGAQLEVNCAFGQVKLFIPYNINVINNIDNTLASVNDPHRNTVVDGPTLTLNGDVRLGEVKIVYV, encoded by the coding sequence ATGAAGAAAAATGATTATTTTTGGGGATTTGTACTCGTATTACTTGCATTTGGGTTATTTGGCAGTGCCTTTAACCTTTATAGTTTCGGACCTAATGTCTTTAAAATTGCCTTTACAGTGGCGCTTGTTGCTTTCGCAATTTCAAACATGCCTAAATTAAATTTCTTTGGGATAATTTATCCACTTACTTTGGCACTTTGGATTAACCGTGTATATTTTAATATTCATGGGAATGGTGGCATGTTGTTTTGGGCAAGTACGTTTTTAGCAATTGGTCTTTCAGTAATTTTTAAACGACGTAAACGTCAGGTAAATTTTAAGAAGTATGAATCATACCGTGAAAGTACAACCTATGCCACAGACGAAGATGGCAATCATTATGAGTACCATACTGGGACACAACATAACCGTTCCGGTTATTGGGATGATGATCACGCCGACTTTATAAATATCGAAGCAATTTTTACCGATCGCACGCGTTATATTCGTTCAAAGAACTTTACAGGTGGATATATTGATAATACATTTGCTTCATTGTCAATCTATTTCGACCAAGCACAGTTTAATCCATCAGGTGCACAACTTGAAGTAAATTGCGCGTTTGGTCAAGTGAAATTGTTTATCCCTTATAACATTAATGTCATAAACAATATCGATAATACATTGGCAAGTGTAAACGATCCACACCGTAATACGGTCGTTGATGGTCCTACATTAACTTTAAATGGCGATGTAAGACTCGGTGAAGTTAAAATTGTATACGTATAA
- a CDS encoding DUF349 domain-containing protein, with the protein MFDINEKQINETEEVVEKEVREPEFSRHDFGWESLASVETSRQNQLISEVYSVMSTGDDERIEFVKKEWESLSEEGIDEDLEERFKAALDQYEHRQERLESARAIKKDLIEQADQLKKSTDWNKTAVKLQELQKQWKEAGFAGQDVDQELWEKFRAINDEFFDARSAHFEEMTLLRKDAKALKEALIEEVEAIKDSTELKETSDAMRDLMTRWKEAGFAGREHEDRLWEVFNGHRQSFYQKQREFFDGLRAEQDSAREKKEVIIGKAKALVESFNDATTRENMEALFNEWKEAGHSGRDHEPKLWDTFRSIQDDFYARIKNRDFNQQESRRHEIEEELELLDVRCDALEELHEKIKIKIASLEGQAQTNDSETLQEEIAGLKNNYEENEAKLDEYVREQAKLQNELNRIF; encoded by the coding sequence GTGTTCGACATTAACGAGAAACAAATTAATGAGACAGAAGAAGTAGTAGAAAAGGAAGTAAGAGAGCCTGAATTTTCACGACATGATTTTGGCTGGGAAAGTCTTGCTTCTGTGGAAACGTCTCGACAAAACCAATTAATTTCAGAAGTATACAGTGTTATGAGTACAGGGGATGATGAACGCATTGAGTTTGTCAAGAAAGAGTGGGAATCTTTATCAGAAGAAGGAATCGATGAAGATTTGGAAGAAAGATTTAAAGCAGCACTTGATCAATACGAACATCGTCAAGAACGACTTGAAAGTGCACGTGCAATTAAAAAAGACTTGATTGAACAAGCTGATCAATTAAAAAAATCTACAGACTGGAATAAAACTGCAGTTAAATTACAAGAACTTCAAAAACAATGGAAAGAAGCAGGGTTTGCAGGTCAAGATGTTGATCAAGAACTTTGGGAAAAATTCCGTGCAATTAATGATGAGTTCTTTGATGCTCGCAGTGCTCATTTCGAAGAGATGACATTGCTTCGTAAAGATGCGAAAGCATTGAAAGAAGCCTTAATTGAAGAAGTCGAAGCCATTAAAGATTCAACGGAATTGAAAGAAACATCCGATGCAATGCGTGACTTAATGACACGTTGGAAAGAAGCTGGCTTTGCGGGACGTGAACATGAAGACCGTCTATGGGAAGTGTTTAATGGTCATCGTCAAAGTTTCTATCAAAAGCAACGTGAATTCTTTGACGGATTGCGTGCAGAACAAGATAGTGCTCGTGAGAAAAAAGAAGTGATTATTGGAAAAGCAAAAGCGCTCGTGGAATCATTTAATGATGCAACGACACGCGAAAATATGGAAGCGTTGTTTAATGAATGGAAAGAGGCAGGTCATAGTGGACGTGATCATGAGCCAAAACTATGGGATACCTTTAGAAGCATTCAAGACGATTTCTATGCACGCATAAAAAATCGCGATTTTAATCAACAAGAATCCCGTCGTCATGAAATTGAAGAAGAACTTGAACTTCTTGATGTACGTTGTGATGCTTTAGAAGAACTCCACGAAAAAATTAAAATTAAGATTGCGAGTCTAGAGGGACAAGCACAAACCAATGATTCTGAAACGTTACAAGAAGAAATTGCGGGTCTTAAAAACAACTATGAAGAAAATGAAGCAAAGCTCGATGAATATGTTCGTGAACAAGCAAAACTTCAAAACGAATTAAATCGGATCTTCTAG
- a CDS encoding gamma-glutamylcyclotransferase family protein, which yields MNNQMFVYGSLMEGFFNYNKYVDGHVVSIEKAYVLGTLYDMPYKGYPALLQEGDTKVWGEIITVKDLSLIIDDIDAMEGFNGRDDDEYKRIPSTITKENGETVELGVYFYNLKDHDVRFHEAILLPEGSWRAFKALEK from the coding sequence ATGAATAATCAAATGTTTGTTTATGGATCTTTAATGGAAGGGTTTTTTAATTATAATAAATATGTCGATGGACATGTTGTTTCAATTGAAAAAGCATATGTTCTTGGAACCTTGTACGATATGCCTTATAAAGGATATCCCGCGCTTCTTCAAGAAGGCGACACAAAGGTTTGGGGTGAAATCATTACAGTCAAAGACCTCAGTCTTATCATCGATGATATTGATGCAATGGAAGGGTTTAATGGCCGTGATGATGATGAGTATAAGCGCATCCCCTCTACCATTACCAAAGAAAATGGTGAAACCGTAGAGCTCGGTGTTTACTTCTATAACCTTAAAGATCATGATGTTCGGTTTCATGAAGCAATTCTTCTTCCGGAAGGAAGTTGGAGAGCATTCAAAGCCTTAGAAAAATAA
- a CDS encoding DUF7000 family protein: MKLSINQRILRYQESINKNDIPSTYKFLIDTMSVIQRNFKLDSFTAKSVLNGYLDYTYFYFDDGFLRSKGLKLGLILNHQEMKFELWLMGRTKLIQKKILGCL; this comes from the coding sequence ATGAAACTTTCGATCAACCAACGAATCCTTAGATACCAAGAAAGCATCAATAAAAACGACATACCTTCAACGTATAAATTTCTAATTGACACAATGAGTGTGATTCAGCGCAATTTCAAACTTGATTCATTCACAGCGAAATCTGTCCTGAATGGCTATCTTGATTACACCTATTTTTATTTCGATGATGGTTTTCTTCGTTCAAAGGGTTTAAAGTTAGGCCTTATCTTAAATCATCAAGAAATGAAGTTTGAGCTTTGGCTTATGGGACGAACAAAACTGATTCAAAAAAAAATATTGGGATGTCTTTAA
- a CDS encoding sugar O-acetyltransferase → MFEKMIRGEMYRSDDPTLMQLNLKALTCTIRANLEPSGALRSEIYREILGTAPETFCICPGFACDYGINIHLGNHFFANHNCVMLDVCEIRFGDHCMCGPNVQIYTATHPIDPTQRNSGWEYGKPVTIGNNVWLGGSCVILPGVSLGNNVVVGAGSVVTQSFGDNVVIAGNPEKIIQTNAY, encoded by the coding sequence ATGTTTGAGAAAATGATTCGCGGGGAGATGTATCGAAGTGATGATCCAACCTTAATGCAACTGAATTTAAAGGCATTGACGTGTACGATTCGAGCCAACTTGGAACCGAGCGGAGCGCTAAGATCAGAAATCTATCGTGAGATTTTAGGAACAGCTCCGGAAACCTTTTGTATTTGTCCGGGATTTGCGTGCGATTATGGTATAAATATCCATCTGGGTAATCATTTTTTTGCGAATCATAACTGTGTGATGTTGGATGTCTGCGAGATCCGATTTGGAGATCATTGTATGTGCGGACCAAACGTACAGATTTATACTGCAACACATCCAATCGATCCTACACAGCGTAATTCTGGGTGGGAGTATGGAAAACCGGTAACAATTGGAAATAATGTCTGGTTGGGCGGTAGTTGTGTGATTTTACCTGGTGTTTCATTGGGAAATAATGTCGTGGTTGGTGCGGGTTCAGTTGTGACACAAAGTTTTGGTGATAATGTCGTCATTGCGGGAAATCCCGAGAAAATCATTCAAACGAATGCATATTAA